A stretch of the Rhinoderma darwinii isolate aRhiDar2 chromosome 3, aRhiDar2.hap1, whole genome shotgun sequence genome encodes the following:
- the LOC142750451 gene encoding uncharacterized protein LOC142750451, which translates to MGSLQSRPGLVVAATEAVAVSVQTEALKDDDRWEEWVRLLGNVSTDRDRLVALLYWLGDAWEAGFSLAKVNRFISALAFGFKLQGFRDVSKEFLVVQALKGLRRGRVEADCRRPVSFSLLMSLGVSLVSVCRSSSEVELFRLEFSLAFFGALRIGELVSPSTKRAGGLRRGEVSLYGDRLEVWLRRSKTDQLGKGKRIVLFSLPGSAMCPVACMRVFKPQAGSPELPLLCHEDGSFLSRFQFGAVFKKCLAAVGVAAGPYSSHSFRIGAATEAGRWGLDDDGVRRIGRWESNRFKSYVRPHLL; encoded by the exons ATGGGATCGTTACAGTCGCGTCCCGGGTTGGTGGtggcggctacggaggcggtcgcggtatcagtacagaccgaggccctgAAAGATGACGATAGG tgggaggagtgggtaagactgttgggtaacgtcagcacggatcgagacaggttggtggcacttttgtactggttgggggacgcctgggaggcggggttttcgttgGCAAAGGTGAATCGTTTTATTTCTGcgctggcttttggttttaagttacagggctttcgggatgtatccaAAGAATTCTTAGTGGTACAGGCTTTAAAGggtctgcgccgaggtagggtcgaagcggattgtagaaggcccgtgtcgttttctcttctcatgtCTTTGGGTGTATCGCTAGTATCTGTCTGTCGTTCTTCATCCGAGGTTGAGCTGTTTCGGTTAGAATTTtccttagcgttctttggggctcttagaattggcgagctggtgtcacctagtaccaagcgggcaggggggttgagacggggggaggtgagcctatatggggaccggctcgaggtatggttgcggcggtcaaaaactgatcaactgggtAAAGGCAAGCGGATAGTTTTGTTTTCCCTCCCGGGGTCagcgatgtgtccggtcgcttgcatgcgtgTTTTTAAACCACAGGCGGGGTCTCCCGAGTTGCCGTTGCTttgtcacgaggatgggtcattcTTATCCAGATTTCAGTTTGGCGCAGTGTTTAAAAAATGCCTGGCGGCGGTTGGCGTCGCGGCGGGTCcttactcatctcattccttcaggattggcgcagcaactgaggcgggacgctgggggttggatgacgatggggtgcggcgcattggccgttgggagtccaacaggtttaagtcctacgtGCGCCCCCATTTGTTGTGA